Within Psychrobacter sp. DAB_AL43B, the genomic segment ATTCACTTGAGGAGCGGTAATCCATGACCAATATCCAGCAACAATCAGAATTTATCGACGATAATCAGGCTCAGCGCAATAATCAACAAAATAACGATCAAAATAAAAAAGTGCCTCATGTTTTAATGATATTAGATGGTTTTGGGCATCGTGAAGATGATAAGGATAATGCGATTGCTGCCGCTAATATGCCAAATATGGATAAGATTTATCAAAAATATCCACATGGATTGATATCCGCATCAGGAGAAGATGTTGGTTTGCCAGATGGTCAGTTTGGTAATTCGGAAGTCGGGCATATGAACTTGGGCGCTGGTCGCGTTCTTTATCAAGATTCTACCCGTATCTCAAGTGAGGTGGCTAATCGTGATTTTTACAAAAACGAAGCCTTAGTTAATGCGGTAAAAGCCGCCAATAAGCTTGGCGGTAATGTTCATATTATGGGATTGCTTTCGGATGGCGGCGTACATTCGCATCAAGACCATATCGAAGCGATGTGCCATTCAGCATTGGTACATGGCGCTAAGAACGTCTTTGTGCATTGCTTCTTAGATGGGCGTGACACCCCGCCTAAGTCTGCTGATAAATATATTAATCGTCTACGCGACCATATCATTAAGCTTAATGCGCATTATGAGGGTGGTCGCGTACAGATTGCCAGTATTATCGGCCGCTACTACGCGATGGATCGTGACAATCGTTGGGATCGAGTACAAAAAGCCTATGAGCTTATCACTGAGGGTAAAGCGGATCGTTTAGCAACCCGAGCCGATGGCGCGGTGCAAGCGGCATACAAAGCGCGTGAAACCGATGAGTTTATTAATCCTACTGTGGTCATTGGACGTGACGAGGTGCCATATACCGTTGATGATAATGACGCCCTCATTTTTATGAACTTCCGCGCTGACCGTGCCCGTGAGCTTGCACAAGCCTTTGTATTACCAGACCATGAATTCTCTGGATTTGCCCGTCATAAACAGCCAAAGCTTGCGGCGTTTGTGATGCTGACTAAATATTCTGACGTCTTGGCGGATAATCCTAAAACCAGCATTGCTTATTATCCAACCTCATTAACCAATACACTTGGCGAATATTTGCAGGACAAAGGTAAAACCCAGCTGCGTATCGCTGAAACCGAAAAATATGCCCACGTGACTTTTTTCTTTAGTGGTGGCCGTGAAGAAGAGTATAAAGGCGAAACACGTATTTTAGTGCCTTCTCCCGATGTTGCTACTTACGATCTACAGCCTGAAATGAGCGCCCCTGAAGTGACAGATAAATTAGTGGCGGCTATTGAGTCTGGCAAATATGATGTAGTGGTTGTCAATTATGCCAATGGCGACATGGTTGGGCATACCGGTATCTTTGACGCTGCTGTCAAAGCGGTAGAGGCGCTAGATGTCTGCGTTGGTCGAGTAGAGGCAGCAGTACGTGCGGCTGGTGGCGATATGCTTATCACGGCAGATCATGGCAACTGTGAGCAGATGCAAGACTATGAAAGCGGTCAAGTACATACTCAGCACACCACTGAGCACGTTCCATTGATTTATGTTGGTGAGAAAAAACTAAAAGTACGTAGCGGCGGTAAGCTGAGCGATGTCGCACCAACTATTTTGGCATTGATGAATATCGAAGCACCCCCTGAAATGACAGGCGAAAGTTTACTAGTCGCAGCACCTTAGCTGTGCCATGTCAGTATTCGTTGCTATGACAGTTTAGTAAAATATAGTGACGAATGATGAACAAGTAAGGGAGGGATATTTATTATCTCTCCCTTTTTTGACGCTAAATTTTGTCTAACATTTCACTTGTAACTTATCACCTAAGTTACTTGCAATACTATCCTACTCTTAGAGGGTCGCTTGATGCTATCTTATAAGCTATTATCCATTAATAACCATATAATAACTATATAACAATAATGTCGTAAATATTTCGGACGAATTTTTTAGGTGATTCATTTTATGCGTTCTATCAGCCCTATACTTTCATTGATCTATAAAAGATTAGAGAATCCAATGATGACAGTATCTATTCGCTCACATGTATTAAAGCTGACACTTATCGTTAGTTTGCTGGGGCTAAGTGTGGTTAATATACAGGCACAAGCAGCGCTCAACGATACTATCGCTCGACCTACCGCTAGCCCTACGGCAAGTTTACAATTAATCCGTTTAAGTACGGATGATGTGCCACTAAACAACGGTGCCGATGATTTATCAGACATCGCTGATATGTTGGAGTCTGCTGATCAAGTTGATGATTCAATAGATAGTATTGCCGATGAAAGTGCGTTAAATAATGAAGCAGGTGCTTTCAATACTGACATTCCCGCTGAAGTGGCTCAGGTCTCATTAAATGCTATCTCTCCGGAGACGCTGAAAACCTTTGTGGCGTTGATCGACTTGGTCCGCCGTGAATACGTTGATACCGTTAATGACGAAGAGTTATTTAACAATGCAATGAGTGGCATGTTGACCAAGCTTGATAGTCATGCTGAATTTCTAGATGCTGAAGCTTATGAAAATCTGCGCGCTTTTACCGAAGGCGATGTCGGAGATATTGGCATTAAGGTAGAGTATCAATCGCAATCAGGCTATTGGGTCATTACCGAGGTAATCGATGACTCACCTGCCGATAAAAAAGGCATTGCGGTTGGCGATTATTTACATCAAGTGGATGAATTTAAGCTTGGCGAAGATGAAGAAACTAATGATATCAATCAACTCTTGACAGGGATTGCAGGCACACAAGTGGATATTGTGACTTCAAAAGCAGGGCGCCGTAAACATACCACGACTTTACAGCGTAATAATAATCATCCTCAAATTGTTGAGACTCGTCTCGTTGATGGTATTGCCATTATTAGGTTACCGGCGTTTCAAAACAATAGCCGCGAAAAATTGCTACAAAGCTTAATCGATTTAGAGGCGCCAGTGTCAGGCATTTTGTTAGATATGCGTGATAATCCGGGTGGAGTCTTGGCATCCGCCGTGAGCGTCGCCAGCCTGTTTATGAATGAGACTGATGTGGTGCAAGTAAAAGGTCGTCAAGGTGATTCACGTACTTTATCAACTCAAGGCGTAGCATTACTTGAACCATTGCCCATGGTGGTTTTACAAAATCGCTATTCAGCTTCAGCAGCAGAGGTATTAGCAAGTAGCTTACAGATGCAAAAGCGCGCCACTATCTTGGGTGAAGTCAGTTATGGCAAAGGATCGGTACAGTCAGTGATACCCCTTAATAATGATCAGGCAGTCAAGCTAACGGTTGCCCACTATATGACTGCCTCAGGTAAGAAAATAGAGGGCATTGGAGTAGAGCCTGATATGGCATTATCGGGTAGTGAGAGTACGTGGGAGCAGCAAGCCCTTGATCTACTACGAAAGAAGGCGCTTGCTTCAGGTATTCGGTTTGTGCGTAAGGGAACGGTAGAAGACCGCTCTGAAAAAAATAATAACCTTCAAAACAGTAGTATCCAAAGCAGTGTCAACAAGAACAGTATCATTAAAAACAATAGCGTCATAGATAATGTTATTGAAAAACCGACACCTACAGACAAACCTTAATTTAACCTTAAAACATGGAGCGCTATTCAGATTGATCTTCAGCAATATCTAGTTTGGTCATACGATAGCGCAGGGATCGGAAGGTTGTCCCTAACAATTCAGCTGCTTGGGTTTTATTCCAGCCTGTTTGCTTAAGCGCCGTGATAATCAGCTGTTTTTCTTGCTCTTGAAGATAGTGCTCTAATCCCTGCGCTGGTAATTGACCGTCGGCTATACCTTTTGTACCTGTGGATTGATTGAATCCTTCGCCGTCATCATGCTGCTTGCTTAATGACTCTTGTGTCTGTTGACCTATTGAGTTATCGGTCGATCCTACGGTGTTTACCGCTGAGGGTTGATTGATTGAAGAGGACATTGCAATTGCAGGGATGGTGGAAGGCGTCATCGAAGAATAGTGCTGTGTAGTACGGTAGGGGTGTAGATTAGTCGTTGCCTGCTGAGATGTTGTTTGCTGAGCAT encodes:
- a CDS encoding S41 family peptidase → MMTVSIRSHVLKLTLIVSLLGLSVVNIQAQAALNDTIARPTASPTASLQLIRLSTDDVPLNNGADDLSDIADMLESADQVDDSIDSIADESALNNEAGAFNTDIPAEVAQVSLNAISPETLKTFVALIDLVRREYVDTVNDEELFNNAMSGMLTKLDSHAEFLDAEAYENLRAFTEGDVGDIGIKVEYQSQSGYWVITEVIDDSPADKKGIAVGDYLHQVDEFKLGEDEETNDINQLLTGIAGTQVDIVTSKAGRRKHTTTLQRNNNHPQIVETRLVDGIAIIRLPAFQNNSREKLLQSLIDLEAPVSGILLDMRDNPGGVLASAVSVASLFMNETDVVQVKGRQGDSRTLSTQGVALLEPLPMVVLQNRYSASAAEVLASSLQMQKRATILGEVSYGKGSVQSVIPLNNDQAVKLTVAHYMTASGKKIEGIGVEPDMALSGSESTWEQQALDLLRKKALASGIRFVRKGTVEDRSEKNNNLQNSSIQSSVNKNSIIKNNSVIDNVIEKPTPTDKP
- the gpmI gene encoding 2,3-bisphosphoglycerate-independent phosphoglycerate mutase: MTNIQQQSEFIDDNQAQRNNQQNNDQNKKVPHVLMILDGFGHREDDKDNAIAAANMPNMDKIYQKYPHGLISASGEDVGLPDGQFGNSEVGHMNLGAGRVLYQDSTRISSEVANRDFYKNEALVNAVKAANKLGGNVHIMGLLSDGGVHSHQDHIEAMCHSALVHGAKNVFVHCFLDGRDTPPKSADKYINRLRDHIIKLNAHYEGGRVQIASIIGRYYAMDRDNRWDRVQKAYELITEGKADRLATRADGAVQAAYKARETDEFINPTVVIGRDEVPYTVDDNDALIFMNFRADRARELAQAFVLPDHEFSGFARHKQPKLAAFVMLTKYSDVLADNPKTSIAYYPTSLTNTLGEYLQDKGKTQLRIAETEKYAHVTFFFSGGREEEYKGETRILVPSPDVATYDLQPEMSAPEVTDKLVAAIESGKYDVVVVNYANGDMVGHTGIFDAAVKAVEALDVCVGRVEAAVRAAGGDMLITADHGNCEQMQDYESGQVHTQHTTEHVPLIYVGEKKLKVRSGGKLSDVAPTILALMNIEAPPEMTGESLLVAAP